One window of Populus nigra chromosome 5, ddPopNigr1.1, whole genome shotgun sequence genomic DNA carries:
- the LOC133693494 gene encoding pentatricopeptide repeat-containing protein At1g77360, mitochondrial yields the protein MSRIYNNSNKLYSGFNKMLKRRYMSSETSDTTKTICKIMMSSSVVTLDTALDQSGVRVSEQIVEDVLKKFENAGMVAYRFFEWAGKQRHYNHSVKAFHTVIDSLAKIRQYQLMWDVVKIMKSKRMVNVETFCIIMRKYARAQKVEEAVYTFNIMDKYDVPPNLAAFNGLLSALCKSKNVRKAQEIFDSIKDRFVPDSKTYSILLEGWGKDPNLPKAREIFREMVSNGCRPDIVTYGIMVDVLCKAGRVDEALGIVNEMDSTVCKPTPFIYSVLVHTYGIENRIEDAVSTFLEMENNGIEADVAVYNALIGAFCKANRLKNVYRVLNEMDCKGVTPNSRTFNIILSSLIGRGETDEAYRVFLRMIKVCEPDADTYTMMIKMFCERDELEKALKVWKYMKLKRFMPSMHTFQVLINGLCEKGDVTQACVLLEEMIEKGIRPSGVTFGRLRQLLIKEGREDVLKFLQKKINVLVNDPLWEW from the coding sequence ATGAGCAGAATTTATAATAACTCGAATAAATTATATTCGGGATTTAATAAAATGCTAAAGAGAAGATACATGTCAAGTGAAACAAGTGATACAACGAAAACAATATGTAAAATTATGATGTCTTCGTCGGTAGTCACGCTTGATACTGCCCTTGATCAAAGTGGGGTTAGGGTTTCAGAACAGATAGTGGAGGATGTCCTTAAGAAGTTTGAAAATGCTGGGATGGTGGCTTATCGATTCTTCGAATGGGCCGGGAAACAACGGCATTATAACCATAGTGTTAAGGCTTTCCATACTGTGATTGATTCTCTAGCTAAGATAAGGCAGTATCAGCTAATGTGGGATGTTGTGAAGATTATGAAGAGTAAGAGAATGGTAAATGTTGAGACCTTTTGTATTATTATGAGAAAGTATGCTAGAGCTCAGAAGGTGGAGGAGGCTGTTTACACGTTTAATATCATGGATAAGTATGATGTGCCTCCAAATTTAGCGGCGTTTAATGGGTTGCTTAGTGCTTTATGTAAGTCTAAGAATGTGAGGAAGGCTCAAGAGATCTTTGACAGTATCAAGGACCGGTTTGTTCCGGACTCAAAAACTTATAGTATATTGCTTGAAGGATGGGGAAAGGATCCAAATCTGCCTAAAGCAAGGGAGATTTTCAGAGAAATGGTCAGCAATGGTTGTAGACCTGATATCGTGACTTATGGTATCATGGTAGATGTGCTTTGCAAGGCTGGGAGGGTTGATGAAGCCCTGGGAATTGTCAATGAAATGGACTCTACAGTTTGCAAGCCAACTCCTTTCATATATAGTGTTCTGGTTCATACATACGGAATAGAGAATCGGATTGAGGATGCTGTCAGCACCTTCCTAGAGATGGAAAATAATGGAATCGAGGCTGATGTTGCAGTTTATAATGCTTTGATCGGTGCTTTTTGTAAAGCAAACAGGCTTAAAAACGTCTATAGAGTCTTAAATGAGATGGATTGCAAGGGTGTGACGCCCAATTCAAGGACCTTCAATATCATTCTGAGCAGTTTGATTGGCCGTGGAGAGACTGATGAGGCTTATAGGGTATTTCTCAGGATGATCAAGGTATGCGAGCCAGATGCAGATACATATACTATGATGATAAAAATGTTTTGTGAGAGGGATGAGCTAGAAAAGGCACTTAAAGTGTGGAAGTACATGAAGTTGAAGCGGTTTATGCCAAGCATGCACACTTTTCAAGTTCTTATAAATGGACTCTGCGAGAAGGGTGATGTCACTCAGGCTTGTGTCTTATTGGAAGAGATGATAGAAAAGGGAATTAGGCCTTCGGGTGTGACATTTGGGAGGTTAAGACAATTGCTTATAAAAGAAGGCAGAGAAGATGTACTAAAATTTCTtcagaagaaaataaatgtccTCGTCAATGACCCTTTATGGGAGTGGTGA
- the LOC133693925 gene encoding glutathione S-transferase TCHQD translates to MQLYHHPYSLDSQKVRLALEEKGIDYTSNHVNPITGKNMDASFFGINQSAKLPVFQNGSHIIFDTIEIIQYIERIVVVSLGGGDSSFSSREVVEWMCKIQEWNPKYFTLSHVPEKYRISVSKFIRQVIIARMAESPELASAYHRKLKDAYETEDRLGNPEVLKRSKEHLVRLLDEVETKLKETAYLAGEEFSMADVMLIPVLARLVLLKLEDEYISSRPNIAEYWVLMQQRPSYKKVIGKYFNGWRRYKTLVKTWCFVRFRSLLRRY, encoded by the exons ATGCAGCTATATCACCATCCATACTCCCTGGATAGCCAGAAGGTCAGACTAGCTTTGGAAGAGAAGGGCATTGATTACACATCAAACCATGTCAATCCTATAACGGGCAAGAATATGGACGCCTCATTCTTCGGGATAAATCAAAGCGCAAAACTCCCAGTTTTCCAGAACGGCTCTCACATCATTTTCGATACTATTGAAATAATCCA GTATATCGAAAGAATTGTAGTCGTCTCTTTGGGTGGTGGTGACTCATCCTTTAGCAGCAGAGAGGTTGTTGAATGGATGTGCAAGATACAGGAGTGGAACCCCAAGTACTTCACACTTTCCCACGTCCCTGAGAAGTACCGCATCTCTGTTTCCAAATTCATTAGACAAGTGATCATAGCACGGATGGCTGAATCTCCTGAACTAGCCAGTGCTTACCACCGTAAGCTAAAAGATGCATATGAAACGGAGGACAGGCTGGGAAACCCTGAAGTTTTGAAACGGAGCAAAGAGCATCTTGTTAGACTTCTTGATGAAGTTGAGACCAAGCTAAAAGAAACAGCATATTTAGCAGGGGAGGAATTCTCAATGGCAGATGTAATGCTGATCCCAGTGCTGGCTCGCTTAGTCCTCTTGAAACTGGAAGATGAGTACATAAGTAGCAGGCCAAATATTGCTGAGTACTGGGTTTTGATGCAGCAAAGGCCTAGTTATAAAAAGGTGATTGGAAAGTATTTCAATGGCTGGAGAAGATACAAAACACTAGTGAAAACCTGGTGCTTTGTTCGTTTCAGAAGTTTGTTGAGGAGGTATTAG